The genomic window TGAATTCGGAGGAATAGAACTGCCTGCAAAGCTTTCGATAGACGAATTAAAAACGGCAGCATTCATTGATAGAAAAGAAAATCTAATAATGTATGGAGGTGTTGGAACGGGCAAAACTCATCTGGCGACGGCTCTTGGAGTGGAAGCGTGTAATCAAGGAAAAGTCGTAAAGTTTTATCGAACTGCAGCATTGGTGAATGAATTAATCGAATCAAAACAGGCAGGTACCTTGCATAAAACAATCAGTCAGCTAGAAAAGGCGGATCTCTTAATTTGTGATGAATGGGGCTATATTCCAGTTAGCCGGGAAGGAGCGCAGCTTCTTTTCCAGGTGGTTGCCTCGTGTTATGAGAGGAGAAGTATTATCATTACAACAAATCTTGAATTTAGCAAATGGAACAGTATTTTTCATGATGAGAGAATGACAACTGCAATAATTGACAGACTCGTACATCACAGTTATTTACTTACATTTACCGGACCAAGTTATCGAATAAAAAATTCCTATATGAACCTATAAAATGAAGAGCAAGGTGCTGG from Bacillus methanolicus includes these protein-coding regions:
- the istB gene encoding IS21-like element helper ATPase IstB, translated to MRSQIEAYCKELKLGNRIAEHYSSIQAETHEEFLAELLALEVKHRKITRKNRLLKQANFDTFKTFEGYEFGGIELPAKLSIDELKTAAFIDRKENLIMYGGVGTGKTHLATALGVEACNQGKVVKFYRTAALVNELIESKQAGTLHKTISQLEKADLLICDEWGYIPVSREGAQLLFQVVASCYERRSIIITTNLEFSKWNSIFHDERMTTAIIDRLVHHSYLLTFTGPSYRIKNSYMNL